One part of the Acetonema longum DSM 6540 genome encodes these proteins:
- the atpH gene encoding ATP synthase F1 subunit delta, whose amino-acid sequence MLGGQLATKYAQALCELAKEKDLLDEVEQELGIVRKTAEQYKDLATLLYHYQVPAEVKKDTIMKIFKADLHDFVLNFLLLLVDKRRINALPDMIDAYTQLANAARNMIEAEIKTAMPLNSQQETALAVKLGKMTGKTVILKTSVDKSLISGVVVKIGDSLIDGSIARRLKSLETALSNTQLTKIGVTS is encoded by the coding sequence ATGCTAGGCGGTCAATTAGCGACGAAATACGCCCAGGCCCTTTGCGAACTGGCTAAGGAAAAGGATTTGCTGGATGAAGTGGAGCAGGAATTGGGGATCGTCCGGAAAACTGCGGAGCAGTATAAGGATTTAGCTACCCTGCTGTATCATTACCAGGTGCCGGCTGAGGTGAAAAAAGACACGATTATGAAGATTTTTAAAGCTGATCTTCATGATTTTGTCCTGAATTTTCTGTTGCTTTTGGTGGACAAACGCCGGATCAACGCTTTGCCGGACATGATTGACGCCTATACTCAGTTGGCCAACGCGGCCCGCAATATGATCGAGGCCGAAATCAAGACCGCCATGCCGTTAAACTCGCAGCAAGAAACTGCTTTGGCGGTTAAGCTAGGCAAAATGACCGGTAAAACCGTAATTTTGAAAACCAGTGTGGACAAGAGCCTGATCAGCGGCGTAGTCGTAAAGATCGGCGACAGCCTGATTGACGGCAGCATAGCCCGCCGGCTGAAATCACTAGAAACCGCACTGTCCAACACGCAATTGACGAAGATTGGGGTGACAAGCTAG
- the hypF gene encoding carbamoyltransferase HypF yields the protein MVEETGATLGNIERIGIHIAGIVQGVGFRPFVYNLARRHHLRGWVLNDGAGVRIEAEGASHALREFVAGLTAEAPPLAVIADMMIIALPLKGETQFEIKSSLISVTHSATISPDIATCPDCRREMADPNNRRFGYPFTNCTNCGPRYTIITGVPYDRMRTTMDPFAMCPACQAEYDDPANRRFHAQPNACPVCGPRYRLLNSDGQEAAGQPLTEARRLLKNGAIVAVKGIGGYHLVCDAMNQQAVTLLRTRKIREDKPFAVMGGSLESVRRHCLVSQAEETFLTGAVRPIVLLAKTAGYSLAEAVAPGNPCLGVMLPYAPVHWLLLAPEDVWVMTSGNSSDEPIAYTDGDAIARLAGIADYFLIHNREIHYRADDSVVRIFNDKPYILRRSRGLAPAPIRLVRPGPPVLACGGELKNAFCLTKGDQAFVSVHMGDLENMAAFESYKATIGHCQGLLGIRPEVVACDLHPEYLSTKYADHWNLPRIAVQHHHAHIASVLAEHGLEEPVIGIAFDGTGYGSDGHLWGGEFLLADCREFTRLAHCRYLPLPGASRAIKEPWRPAAWMLQELYNADFVNLDIPLARLLPEGWQMTIQAAAKGINAPLTSSAGRLFDIAAAILGIRTHIHYEGQAAVELELAATGARGDTLPYDITAGNVRELDFRPTFAAMVQAIGQGRGTAELAAAFHTTLAAAITDMTRRLSKTTGIRKVALSGGVFQNMTLLRQVAGLLEKDFTVLIHRQVPTNDGGLCLGQAAVAIERSR from the coding sequence ATGGTTGAGGAGACCGGTGCCACGCTGGGAAACATTGAGCGGATCGGGATTCATATTGCCGGGATTGTGCAGGGGGTGGGGTTCCGCCCCTTTGTGTATAATCTGGCGCGGCGGCATCATTTAAGGGGTTGGGTGCTGAATGACGGGGCTGGGGTTAGGATCGAAGCTGAGGGAGCGAGTCATGCCCTGCGGGAATTTGTGGCGGGCTTGACAGCCGAGGCGCCACCATTGGCCGTGATTGCGGATATGATGATCATAGCGCTGCCGTTAAAAGGCGAAACACAATTTGAAATTAAATCAAGCCTGATATCTGTCACTCATTCAGCAACTATATCCCCGGATATTGCTACCTGCCCCGACTGTCGCCGGGAAATGGCCGACCCCAATAACCGGCGGTTCGGTTACCCTTTTACCAATTGTACTAACTGCGGTCCCCGTTATACTATTATTACCGGTGTTCCCTATGATCGGATGCGTACCACTATGGACCCCTTTGCCATGTGTCCGGCCTGTCAGGCCGAGTATGATGATCCTGCCAACCGGCGGTTTCACGCCCAACCCAATGCCTGTCCGGTGTGCGGGCCCCGGTATCGCCTGCTCAACTCCGATGGCCAAGAAGCGGCGGGCCAGCCCTTAACAGAGGCGCGGCGTCTTCTTAAAAACGGCGCCATTGTGGCTGTCAAAGGAATCGGCGGCTATCACCTGGTTTGCGATGCAATGAACCAACAAGCGGTGACACTTTTACGGACCAGAAAGATTCGCGAAGATAAGCCTTTTGCCGTGATGGGCGGCAGCCTGGAGTCTGTCCGGCGGCACTGCCTGGTGTCACAGGCGGAAGAAACTTTTCTTACCGGCGCTGTTCGTCCGATTGTTTTACTGGCCAAGACAGCCGGTTACAGCCTGGCTGAGGCGGTAGCGCCGGGCAATCCTTGTCTTGGCGTGATGCTGCCCTATGCGCCTGTGCATTGGCTGTTGCTGGCGCCTGAGGATGTCTGGGTCATGACCAGCGGCAATAGCAGCGACGAGCCGATAGCTTATACTGATGGGGATGCCATAGCCAGACTGGCGGGGATTGCCGACTATTTTCTGATTCACAACCGCGAAATTCATTACCGGGCCGATGACTCAGTGGTCCGGATATTTAATGATAAACCCTATATCCTGCGCCGGAGCCGGGGCCTGGCCCCGGCTCCAATCCGCCTGGTACGGCCAGGTCCACCGGTATTGGCCTGCGGCGGCGAACTGAAGAATGCCTTTTGTTTGACTAAAGGAGACCAAGCCTTCGTCAGCGTCCATATGGGCGACCTGGAGAATATGGCTGCCTTTGAATCTTATAAAGCAACCATCGGACACTGCCAAGGTCTGTTGGGCATCCGGCCGGAAGTCGTGGCCTGTGATTTACATCCCGAATACTTGTCGACGAAATATGCTGATCATTGGAATCTTCCCCGGATCGCCGTGCAGCACCATCACGCCCATATCGCTTCCGTCCTGGCCGAACATGGCCTGGAGGAACCGGTTATCGGCATTGCCTTTGACGGGACCGGCTACGGCAGTGACGGACACCTGTGGGGCGGTGAATTCTTGCTGGCCGACTGCCGGGAATTTACTCGTCTGGCCCACTGCCGGTATTTGCCGCTGCCGGGCGCGAGCCGGGCCATTAAAGAGCCCTGGCGGCCGGCGGCCTGGATGCTCCAGGAACTGTATAATGCAGATTTTGTGAATCTGGACATACCTCTGGCCCGATTGCTTCCGGAGGGCTGGCAAATGACCATCCAGGCGGCGGCGAAAGGAATCAATGCCCCGCTCACTTCCAGTGCCGGGAGGCTGTTCGATATTGCGGCGGCCATTCTCGGTATCCGGACCCATATCCATTACGAAGGCCAGGCGGCGGTAGAACTCGAACTGGCGGCAACCGGCGCTCGTGGGGACACTCTGCCTTATGATATCACCGCCGGCAACGTCCGGGAACTGGACTTTCGACCCACCTTCGCCGCTATGGTGCAGGCCATAGGGCAGGGGCGCGGAACAGCCGAACTGGCGGCGGCGTTTCATACAACCCTGGCGGCGGCCATCACCGATATGACCCGGCGGTTAAGTAAAACAACGGGCATTCGCAAAGTGGCCTTGAGCGGCGGCGTTTTTCAGAATATGACCCTTTTGCGGCAAGTCGCCGGATTGCTGGAAAAAGATTTTACCGTACTGATACACCGCCAGGTGCCAACCAATGACGGCGGCTTATGCCTGGGCCAGGCGGCGGTCGCGATCGAAAGGAGCAGATAA
- the atpB gene encoding F0F1 ATP synthase subunit A yields MHGTEHIGQHTVVTLGGLIFHMDTLIMTWITMAAVILVVFIATRGLERGVPKRRWQVFIEMVVEGLIDQLEKTAGPKAKPIAPLIITLFLYLMFANWLGLVPGGFSSPTVDLNTTLGMAVMIALSVHVIGASRNGISHFGHLFQPHWVFLPINLMEEISKPLTMSLRLFGNILAGEILLIILSMLVPWVAPTAWLAFSVFVGIVQALIFTILSIVSLSGAFKDHH; encoded by the coding sequence ATGCATGGTACCGAACATATAGGACAACATACGGTAGTTACGCTGGGCGGTCTGATTTTTCACATGGACACCCTGATTATGACCTGGATTACTATGGCAGCGGTGATTCTGGTAGTGTTTATCGCTACCCGCGGCCTGGAAAGAGGAGTGCCCAAACGGCGCTGGCAGGTCTTTATCGAAATGGTGGTAGAAGGCCTGATCGACCAGCTGGAAAAGACGGCGGGCCCCAAGGCCAAGCCGATTGCCCCTCTGATTATCACGCTCTTTTTATACCTGATGTTTGCCAACTGGCTGGGTCTGGTTCCGGGAGGATTTTCCTCGCCTACCGTTGACCTGAATACAACTCTGGGAATGGCGGTTATGATTGCTTTGTCGGTGCACGTGATCGGCGCGTCACGAAACGGCATCTCCCATTTTGGTCATTTATTTCAGCCCCATTGGGTTTTTTTGCCCATTAATCTTATGGAAGAAATTTCAAAGCCTTTGACCATGTCCTTGCGTCTATTCGGCAATATTCTTGCCGGTGAGATTCTTTTAATTATCCTGTCCATGCTGGTGCCTTGGGTTGCTCCTACCGCCTGGCTGGCGTTCAGCGTATTTGTCGGCATAGTGCAGGCGCTGATCTTTACCATATTGTCCATCGTCAGCCTGTCAGGCGCTTTCAAAGACCACCACTAA
- a CDS encoding HypC/HybG/HupF family hydrogenase formation chaperone: MCLAVPAKVIDIIDLLATVEVGGITRQISLMLLPDVTIGDFVLVHAGFAIQKVDQEEARRTTELLKELAGYAE, translated from the coding sequence ATGTGTCTAGCGGTGCCGGCAAAGGTTATCGATATCATTGATCTTTTAGCCACGGTGGAAGTCGGCGGGATCACCCGTCAAATCAGCCTGATGCTCTTGCCTGACGTGACAATCGGGGATTTTGTCCTGGTGCATGCCGGTTTTGCCATTCAGAAGGTAGACCAGGAAGAAGCCCGGCGTACTACGGAGTTGCTTAAGGAATTGGCCGGCTATGCTGAATAA
- the hypE gene encoding hydrogenase expression/formation protein HypE produces MNDKRIRLAHGSGGKLSHDLVTGVMLPAFANAALNELHDGARINMPGVKLAFTTDSYVVKPLFFAGGNIGKLAVCGTVNDLAMCGADPHYLSAGFIIEEGFPVADLIRIVESMQAAASEAGVAIVTGDTKVVEKGAVDGIYINTAGIGAVIDGTGISPTRVRPGQDIILSGPVGNHAVAIMALRHGLVLPQTVTSDCAPLNGLVKELLSAVPDVAVLRDPTRGGLATTLNEIAQQAAVGILVEEAAIPVQPEVAAACDILGFDPLYLANEGKMIIFSQPQASERLLAILKGHKYGKEAGIIGKVTDSPAGQVGLRTLIGGIRLLDMPVADQLPRIC; encoded by the coding sequence ATAAATGATAAACGGATTCGGCTGGCCCACGGCAGCGGCGGCAAGTTGAGCCATGATCTGGTGACAGGCGTGATGCTGCCCGCTTTCGCCAACGCAGCGCTGAATGAACTCCATGACGGCGCCAGGATTAACATGCCGGGAGTTAAACTGGCATTTACTACCGATTCTTATGTGGTAAAGCCCTTGTTTTTTGCCGGCGGTAACATCGGCAAGCTGGCGGTTTGCGGCACGGTCAATGATCTGGCCATGTGCGGCGCCGATCCCCACTACCTTTCCGCCGGATTTATTATCGAAGAGGGGTTTCCGGTTGCCGACCTGATCCGGATTGTCGAGTCCATGCAGGCAGCTGCTTCGGAAGCGGGTGTTGCTATTGTCACCGGAGACACCAAGGTGGTGGAAAAAGGTGCGGTTGACGGCATCTATATCAATACCGCCGGCATTGGCGCGGTCATCGATGGGACCGGCATATCTCCGACGCGGGTTCGGCCGGGACAGGACATCATACTCAGCGGTCCGGTGGGTAATCATGCGGTAGCGATTATGGCTCTGCGCCATGGCCTGGTACTGCCGCAAACAGTGACCAGTGACTGTGCGCCCTTAAATGGACTGGTAAAAGAACTGTTGTCGGCTGTTCCCGATGTTGCCGTACTTCGCGATCCCACCAGGGGCGGCCTGGCGACAACCCTTAATGAAATCGCCCAACAGGCGGCTGTAGGGATTCTCGTCGAAGAAGCGGCGATTCCGGTTCAGCCCGAGGTAGCGGCGGCGTGTGACATCCTTGGCTTTGATCCGCTTTATCTGGCCAACGAGGGGAAAATGATAATTTTTTCCCAGCCTCAGGCCAGTGAACGGCTGCTGGCTATTTTGAAAGGGCATAAATACGGCAAAGAGGCCGGTATTATCGGTAAGGTTACCGACTCTCCGGCGGGACAGGTCGGTCTGCGGACCTTAATCGGCGGCATCAGGCTTTTGGATATGCCGGTAGCCGATCAGCTTCCCCGAATTTGTTAG
- the atpE gene encoding ATP synthase F0 subunit C codes for MEKVYIAVASALAAALCVTVAANSAAKGDASVVTKAVESVARQPEAKNDILMTMLIGIGLIESIPIIAAVIALALVFANPFI; via the coding sequence GTGGAGAAAGTTTATATTGCTGTGGCTTCCGCACTGGCTGCCGCACTTTGTGTCACTGTTGCCGCCAACTCCGCCGCTAAAGGTGACGCTAGTGTTGTTACCAAGGCGGTTGAAAGCGTGGCCAGACAACCAGAGGCAAAGAACGATATTCTGATGACCATGTTAATCGGGATAGGTTTGATTGAGTCGATACCCATTATTGCTGCGGTTATTGCTCTCGCACTGGTGTTTGCCAATCCGTTCATTTAA
- the wecB gene encoding non-hydrolyzing UDP-N-acetylglucosamine 2-epimerase: MAKLKVMTIFGTRPEAIKMAPVVLELAKYPEWIQPIVAVTAQHREMLDQVLRLFQIRPNYDLDIMCQGQTLFDITCRSLNGLNAVLASEKPSIVLVHGDTTTTFVAALAAFYHQIPVGHVEAGLRTGNKYSPYPEEMNRKLTGSLTDMHFAPTATAKANLLAEAVNPDTIYVTGNTVIDALKATVDPRYTFCDPLARIPFAAKRIILVTTHRRENLGEPMRHVYRALARITAEFSDVEMVFPVHRNPRVREVVQAELGNNPRVHLIDPLEYQPFANAIARSYLILTDSGGIQEEAPALGKPVLVLRDTTERPEALAAGTVKLVGTSCETVYRETARLLSDPAYYRMMAEACNPYGDGLTASRIVKAILFRYGLIDTQPAPFACQTN, encoded by the coding sequence TTGGCGAAATTAAAAGTCATGACGATATTCGGCACCCGGCCGGAAGCCATCAAAATGGCGCCGGTGGTGCTGGAACTGGCGAAATATCCTGAGTGGATCCAACCGATAGTAGCAGTGACGGCTCAGCACCGGGAGATGCTGGATCAGGTCCTGCGGCTGTTTCAGATTAGACCGAACTATGATCTGGATATTATGTGCCAGGGCCAAACCCTGTTTGACATTACCTGCCGGTCTCTTAACGGTCTGAATGCCGTACTGGCGTCAGAAAAGCCTTCTATTGTTTTGGTTCATGGCGATACGACCACCACTTTTGTAGCCGCTTTGGCGGCGTTTTACCACCAAATCCCGGTAGGGCATGTGGAGGCGGGACTGCGCACCGGGAATAAATATTCACCCTATCCGGAGGAAATGAACCGGAAACTGACCGGTTCCCTGACAGATATGCATTTTGCTCCCACTGCTACAGCCAAGGCCAATCTGCTGGCTGAAGCGGTAAATCCGGATACGATTTATGTTACCGGCAATACGGTCATTGATGCTTTAAAAGCCACTGTGGACCCCCGGTATACCTTTTGCGATCCTTTAGCGCGCATTCCTTTTGCCGCGAAGCGGATCATTCTGGTGACCACTCATCGCCGGGAAAATTTGGGCGAACCTATGCGGCATGTATATCGGGCCTTGGCCCGGATTACGGCCGAATTTTCTGATGTGGAAATGGTCTTCCCGGTGCATAGGAATCCCCGGGTGCGGGAAGTGGTGCAGGCCGAGCTGGGGAATAATCCCCGGGTGCACCTGATTGATCCCCTGGAATATCAGCCCTTTGCCAATGCTATAGCCCGATCTTACCTGATACTGACGGATTCAGGCGGTATTCAGGAAGAGGCGCCGGCTTTGGGCAAGCCGGTTCTGGTACTCAGGGATACCACCGAACGGCCGGAAGCTCTGGCAGCCGGAACAGTGAAGCTGGTTGGCACATCCTGCGAGACGGTATATCGTGAAACAGCCCGGTTATTGTCTGATCCGGCTTACTACCGGATGATGGCCGAGGCATGCAATCCCTATGGCGATGGTTTGACGGCCTCTCGCATTGTCAAAGCCATTCTCTTTCGTTATGGACTAATTGACACTCAACCGGCGCCTTTCGCCTGCCAAACAAACTAA
- a CDS encoding ATP synthase subunit I, translating into MLQMMLTGGAIALLLTVAGFSRLAPGFVLGVAAGMSNGLLLSHQLKKSAVLPPERAVASVQSGWIVRMSVAVLLLVLSVLFAQINFLAALAGFFLFQTLLVIRAVIFYFRSFPNHCDNVKEKKQYERGE; encoded by the coding sequence ATGCTACAGATGATGCTGACTGGCGGGGCAATTGCACTGCTTTTAACTGTGGCCGGGTTTTCCCGGTTGGCGCCGGGATTTGTTCTGGGGGTAGCGGCAGGTATGTCCAATGGCTTGTTATTGAGCCATCAGCTCAAAAAAAGCGCTGTCTTGCCGCCTGAACGGGCTGTGGCTTCGGTGCAGTCCGGCTGGATAGTCAGAATGTCAGTGGCAGTCCTGCTGCTGGTCCTGTCGGTACTGTTTGCTCAAATCAATTTTCTGGCTGCTCTGGCGGGTTTTTTTCTGTTTCAGACTCTGCTTGTGATCAGAGCCGTCATTTTTTACTTCCGCAGCTTTCCGAATCATTGTGATAACGTGAAAGAAAAAAAACAGTATGAAAGGGGTGAGTAA
- a CDS encoding glycosyltransferase family 4 protein, protein MLEVYVLAFTVALMATYLLTPYVKELAVRVGAMDAPDARKVHTRPIPRMGGLAIYAGFILACLASLYVNREILSLMLGGTVILAVGIVDDMKQISPRAKLLGQIAAAAVLVLFGIRIEWLTNPFGDIIYLSYLSIPLTIFWVVGLTNTLNLIDGLDGLAAGVSTIASLTILLVAAQQNFWTVAILTAALAGSALGFLQHNFNPAKIFMGDTGSMFLGYMLAAVSVLGTVKSAATIALVVPAVALGLPIMDTAFAIIRRYLSGQPIFKPDKGHLHHRLLAMGLSQRQAVLLMYLISGCLGVSAIILTLVNQVSAALILLALLGSAVLGAKKIGVLKGSNSLGTH, encoded by the coding sequence ATGTTAGAAGTATATGTTCTGGCCTTTACCGTAGCCTTGATGGCGACGTATTTATTAACTCCTTATGTAAAAGAATTGGCGGTCCGGGTCGGCGCCATGGATGCGCCGGACGCACGCAAAGTGCATACCAGACCCATCCCACGAATGGGCGGTCTGGCGATTTATGCAGGGTTTATTCTGGCTTGCCTGGCCAGTTTGTACGTAAACCGGGAGATTCTTAGCCTGATGCTGGGCGGTACCGTGATTTTGGCAGTAGGTATTGTTGACGACATGAAGCAGATTTCCCCCAGGGCGAAACTGCTGGGACAAATTGCCGCTGCCGCAGTACTGGTGCTGTTCGGGATTCGTATTGAATGGCTGACGAATCCGTTTGGCGATATAATTTATTTAAGCTATTTGTCCATCCCTCTGACCATCTTCTGGGTGGTGGGCCTGACTAACACCTTGAATCTGATTGACGGATTGGATGGGTTGGCTGCCGGTGTATCCACTATCGCTTCCCTTACTATTCTCTTGGTAGCAGCCCAGCAGAACTTTTGGACGGTAGCAATTTTGACCGCGGCTTTGGCTGGCAGTGCTCTGGGATTTCTTCAGCACAATTTCAATCCGGCAAAAATCTTTATGGGTGATACCGGCAGTATGTTCCTTGGCTATATGCTGGCGGCAGTTTCGGTTCTGGGTACGGTGAAAAGCGCCGCTACCATTGCTCTGGTGGTGCCGGCGGTAGCCCTTGGGCTGCCGATTATGGATACGGCCTTTGCCATCATACGCCGTTATTTAAGCGGACAACCTATCTTTAAGCCAGATAAAGGTCATCTCCATCACCGATTGCTGGCCATGGGGCTGTCCCAGCGCCAGGCGGTTCTCTTGATGTATTTGATCAGCGGCTGCCTTGGCGTCAGCGCCATCATACTGACACTGGTCAATCAAGTATCCGCCGCGTTGATCCTACTGGCGTTATTAGGATCAGCCGTTCTTGGCGCCAAAAAGATCGGCGTATTAAAAGGCTCCAATTCTTTGGGAACCCATTGA
- the hypD gene encoding hydrogenase formation protein HypD, protein MLNNRQETMRQAAAFFTGEIDRLITKPVRLMEVCGTHTVAIFRAGIRQLLPPQVELVSGPGCPVCVTPNDYLDTAVAYSRLPDVIITTFGDMLRVPGSASSLAAEKAAGSDIRIVYSPLESLDIAAAHPEKKIIFLAVGFETTAPLAAATVLEAERRGLANFYVLSAHKLVPPALSALLADREVRVDGFLLPGNVSAMIGEQPYCFLAEKYHLPGVIAGFDPLDILQSVYMLARQIHASTAIVENQYRRIVRHEGNPAARQVLTQVYETVDAAWRGMGVIPASGLGVNDRYRRFNALAALPLQVEKASEQAACRCGEVLRGIIKPADCLLFGKACVPEHPVGSCMVSVEGTCAAWYKYGAGKWQV, encoded by the coding sequence ATGCTGAATAACCGGCAGGAGACAATGCGGCAAGCCGCCGCATTTTTTACCGGAGAAATTGATCGGCTGATCACCAAACCAGTGCGACTGATGGAAGTGTGCGGCACCCATACTGTAGCCATTTTCCGGGCAGGCATCCGTCAACTGCTGCCGCCTCAGGTGGAACTGGTCAGCGGGCCGGGCTGCCCGGTGTGCGTCACGCCCAACGATTATCTCGACACTGCTGTGGCCTATAGCCGCTTGCCAGACGTTATCATCACCACTTTCGGCGACATGCTGCGGGTGCCGGGGTCGGCGTCCAGCCTGGCCGCGGAAAAGGCGGCCGGTTCTGACATTCGGATTGTTTATTCACCCCTGGAAAGCCTGGATATTGCCGCCGCCCATCCTGAAAAGAAGATTATTTTTCTGGCGGTCGGATTCGAGACAACGGCCCCCCTGGCTGCCGCTACCGTGCTGGAGGCCGAGAGACGCGGCCTTGCGAATTTTTACGTGCTGTCGGCGCATAAGCTGGTGCCGCCGGCTCTCAGTGCCCTGCTTGCCGACCGGGAGGTCAGGGTGGACGGCTTTTTATTGCCGGGGAATGTGAGCGCAATGATCGGAGAACAGCCTTATTGCTTCCTGGCAGAGAAATATCACCTGCCGGGGGTCATTGCCGGGTTTGATCCCCTGGACATCCTGCAGTCGGTATACATGCTGGCCAGGCAGATCCATGCCAGCACGGCCATAGTGGAAAACCAATACCGCCGTATCGTCAGACATGAAGGCAATCCGGCGGCGCGGCAGGTACTAACCCAAGTCTATGAAACTGTCGATGCGGCCTGGCGGGGCATGGGGGTTATCCCGGCTTCGGGACTGGGAGTCAATGACAGGTATCGTCGTTTTAACGCTTTGGCCGCTTTGCCGCTTCAGGTGGAAAAGGCCTCCGAACAGGCTGCCTGCCGGTGCGGTGAGGTTTTGCGCGGCATCATTAAACCAGCCGACTGTTTGTTATTTGGTAAAGCCTGCGTTCCCGAGCATCCGGTGGGATCCTGCATGGTATCGGTGGAAGGAACCTGCGCGGCCTGGTATAAATATGGAGCAGGAAAGTGGCAAGTTTGA
- the atpF gene encoding F0F1 ATP synthase subunit B: protein MEETSLFSINPTLIAQIINFLLLLLLLAKVAWKPLIQIIDERKAKIAADIDSAEQNRVAAAELKAEYQKHLAEARVEAQAIVEKAIKLADQTKDEILTAARAEHERLLKSAQEQIVRERQQALHEIRNEVVAISIAAAGKIISQNLNSDVNAKLVDDFIAKLDDKQGGLSC, encoded by the coding sequence ATGGAAGAAACATCGTTATTTTCTATAAATCCGACGCTCATAGCGCAAATTATAAATTTTCTGCTTTTGCTGTTATTGTTGGCCAAAGTGGCCTGGAAGCCTCTGATTCAGATCATTGACGAGCGTAAAGCCAAGATTGCCGCTGATATCGATTCAGCCGAGCAGAACCGCGTTGCGGCTGCCGAGCTGAAAGCTGAGTATCAGAAGCACTTGGCCGAAGCCCGGGTGGAAGCCCAGGCTATTGTGGAAAAGGCCATCAAGCTGGCTGACCAGACCAAGGATGAGATTCTGACCGCTGCCCGTGCCGAACACGAGCGTCTCTTGAAGAGCGCTCAGGAGCAAATCGTCCGGGAGAGACAGCAGGCTTTACATGAAATCCGTAATGAGGTGGTGGCCATTTCCATTGCTGCCGCCGGCAAAATCATCAGTCAGAATCTGAACAGCGATGTCAATGCCAAGCTGGTGGATGACTTTATCGCTAAATTGGACGACAAACAGGGTGGACTGTCATGCTAG
- a CDS encoding AtpZ/AtpI family protein, with translation MDDEDKRSYWTLLAAAGNISVMFAANLLVGVLAGRAIDGWLDSRPWATAAGALLGFSAAMWSVVKLVIKDKKGKMRHR, from the coding sequence ATGGACGATGAGGACAAACGGTCCTATTGGACTCTCTTGGCGGCTGCTGGCAATATCAGCGTCATGTTTGCGGCCAATCTCCTCGTAGGGGTCTTGGCCGGCCGGGCGATTGACGGTTGGCTGGATAGCCGGCCTTGGGCCACAGCTGCCGGGGCATTGCTGGGATTTTCCGCTGCCATGTGGTCGGTAGTCAAGCTTGTTATCAAAGATAAGAAGGGTAAGATGCGGCATCGTTGA